In Labrus bergylta chromosome 6, fLabBer1.1, whole genome shotgun sequence, the following proteins share a genomic window:
- the LOC110003714 gene encoding cytochrome P450 2K6-like gives MADRPNLPYTDAVIHEIQRYGNIVPLNGFRMAAKDTTLGGYFIPKGTTLMPILTSVLFKKTEWETPDTFNPGHFLNSEGKFLKKEAFLPFSAGKCVCLGESLAKMELFLFLVGLLQKFSFSVPDGVELSTEGITGTTRVPHPFKVYTKVR, from the exons ATGGCCGACAGACCCAACCTGCCCTACACTGATGCTGTCATCCATGAAATCCAGAGATATGGAAATATCGTTCCTCTCAATGGATTCAGAATGGCTGCCAAGGACACAACACTGGGTGGTTACTTCATCCCCAAG ggtACGACCCTGATGCCCATCCTGACCTCtgtactgtttaaaaaaactgagtGGGAGACTCCAGACACCTTCAACCCTGGACACTTCCTCAACTCTGAGGGAAAGTTCTTGAAGAAAGAAGCTTTCCTTCCCTTCTCTGCAG ggaaatgtgtgtgtcttggaGAAAGTCTTGCCAAGATGGAGCTGTTCCTATTTTTGGTTGGTCTACTAcagaagttttctttttctgttcctgaTGGAGTTGAGCTTAGCACTGAAGGAATCACTGGAACGACACGCGTGCCTCACCCATTCAAGGTTTACACTAAAGTGCGTTAA